The Thermodesulfobacterium sp. TA1 sequence TGGTGGAGTTAGAGGTTAGGGAGTTACTTAGCAAGTATGGATTTCCTGGGGATGAGGTACCTGTGGTGAGGGGGAGTGCGTTGAAGGCGCTTGAGTGTGGATGTGGTAAGGAGGAGTGTGAGTGGTGTGGTAGGATATGGGAGTTGATAAAGGCGATGGATGATTATATACCTGAGCCTGTGAGGGATGTGGAGAAGCCGTTTTTGATGCCTGTAGAGGATGTGTTTAGTATATCTGGTAGGGGTACGGTTGTTACAGGCAAGGTAGAGAGGGGGGTGCTTAAGCCTGGGGAGGAGATAGAGATAGTGGGGCTTAGGCCTACGGTGAAGACGGTGGCGACTAGTATTGAGATGTTTAGGAAGATATTGGATGAGGCGTTACCTGGGGACAATGTAGGTGTATTGTTGAGGGGGATAGGCAAGGATGAGGTAGAGAGGGGTCAGGTATTGGCGAAGCCTGGGAGTATAAAGCCTCATACGAAGTTTAAGGCAGAGGTATATGTTTTGAAGAAGGAGGAGGGTGGTAGGCATACGCCGTTTTTTAACGGGTATAGGCCTCAGTTTTATTTTAGGACGACTGATGTGACTGGGGTGGTGAAGTTACCTGAGGGTGTGGAGATGGTGATACCTGGAGACAATGTGGAGTTAGAGGTTGAGTTGATCAAGCCTGTGGCGTTGGAA is a genomic window containing:
- the tuf gene encoding elongation factor Tu; its protein translation is MAKQKFERKKPHLNVGTIGHIDHGKTTLTSAITKVLSTKGYAQWIPFDSIDKAPEEKARGITIQLAHVEYESDKRHYAHIDCPGHADYIKNMITGAAQMDGSILVVAATDGPMPQTREHVLLARQVNVPAIVVFMNKVDMVDDAELLDLVELEVRELLSKYGFPGDEVPVVRGSALKALECGCGKEECEWCGRIWELIKAMDDYIPEPVRDVEKPFLMPVEDVFSISGRGTVVTGKVERGVLKPGEEIEIVGLRPTVKTVATSIEMFRKILDEALPGDNVGVLLRGIGKDEVERGQVLAKPGSIKPHTKFKAEVYVLKKEEGGRHTPFFNGYRPQFYFRTTDVTGVVKLPEGVEMVIPGDNVELEVELIKPVALEEGLRFAIREGGRTVGAGVVTKIIE